A genomic region of Serinus canaria isolate serCan28SL12 chromosome 1A, serCan2020, whole genome shotgun sequence contains the following coding sequences:
- the CCDC77 gene encoding coiled-coil domain-containing protein 77 isoform X2: MQMANFNRSYRVPTPRASSRSAESRCPSQEDFPPLPTIGERLAHMHPSHELLDYYRRKIADFDEEHEELVKRLERYKQTYDEQHQLQWEVRHLEEEIAELQKALSDMQVYLFQEKEQVLRLYSENDRLKLRELEDRKKIQQLLAILGADEGEITYFHKEPPHKVTVLQRPPETQEQDDVSSTGTEKSASKPTAKGDKLRSCERDQKDDTLLLQVKALQAQIEEQTQLTKEQVEALLEDRRIQMEEAEVRHQKDQDKIKAITEKLHKTQNLLYESTRDFLQLKFDARANEKAWMAEKDSLLKKLSKDLDQLAFSTESGQKKQTELKKMLQGSDGASKLHSKEIKLLQDKLMQEKHLSHMYREQCVSLEGEVARIREERDAGKELFQERSEKMGKRLKLMTQRCEALEKRRNLEVEGFKNDIKQLQQKLKDVEKKIYKVALNLGPDQDLAILREIRQGNKLTRKIQGELKDLKTKIYILEDELRHC, translated from the exons ATGCAAATGGCTAATTTTAACAGAAGTTACAG GGTGCCAACGCCCCGTGCTTCTTCAAGATCTGCTGAGTCCCGGTGTCCCAGTCAGGAGGATTTCCCTCCCCTCCCGACCATCGGGGAGCGCTTGGCCCATATGCACCCCTCCCATGAGCTCCTGGACTATTACCGCAGGAAGATCGCTGACTTCGACGAGGAACACGAGGAATTAGTAAAAAGGCTGGAGAGATACAAGCAAACCTATGATGAACAG caccagctgcagtGGGAAGTCAGGCACTTGGAGGAGGAgattgcagagctgcagaaggctTTGAGTGACATGCAGGTGTACCTGTtccaggagaaggagcaggtcCTTCGCCTCTACTCGGAGAATGACCGTCTGAAACTCAG GGAATTggaggacaggaaaaaaatccaacaactCCTGGCTATCCTGGGAGCAGATGAAGGAgaaattacatattttcatAAGGAGCCTCCACATAAG GTTACTGTTCTGCAAAGGCCACCAGAGACCCAAGAACAAGATGATGTCTCTAGCACAG GTACAGAGAAGAGTGCTTCAAAACCAACAGCAAAAGGAGACAAATTAAGAAGTTGTGAGAGAGATCAAAAAGATGACACACTTCTACTACAG GTGAAGGCCCTGCAAGCTCAGATAGAAGAACAGACACAATTAACCAAGGAACAGGTTGAGGCTCTGCTCGAGGACAGGCGGATTCAGATGGAGGAAGCTGAGGTCCGGCATCAGAAGGACCAGGACAAGATCAAAGCTATAACAGAAAA GCTCCATAAGACCCAAAATCTCTTATATGAGAGTACCCGGGACTTTCTCCAGCTCAAGTTTGATGCCAGAGCCAATGAGAAAGCATGGATGGCAGAGAAGGACAGTCTGTTGAAAAAACTTAGCAAAGATCTGGATCAACTTGCTTTCAGCACAGAGTCAGGACAAAAGAAGCAGACAGAGCTGAAGAAGATGCTTCAAGGAAGTGATGGAGCTTCAAAACTccacagcaaagaaataaag TTACTGCAAGACAAGCTAATGCAGGAGAAACACCTGTCACACATGTACAGAGAGCAGTGTGTCTCCCTGGAAGGGGAGGTGGCTAGGATCCGTGAGGAGAGAGATGCTGGCAAAGAACTCTTTCAG GAACGCTCAGAGAAGATGGGGAAGCGCCTGAAACTGATGACTCAGCGGTGTGAAGCCTTGGAAAAACGTCGTAACCTGGAAGTAGAGGGCTTCAAGAATGACATCAAACAGCTTCAGCAGAAACTGAAAGATGTAGAGAAGAAGATTTACAAG gtGGCTTTGAATCTGGGACCAGACCAGGATCTTGCAATTCTCCGCGAGATCCGCCAAGGAAACAAACTAACACGTAAAATTCAAGGAGAACTAAAagacttaaaaacaaaaatctacaTCTTAGAGGATGAACTACGACACTGCTGA
- the CCDC77 gene encoding coiled-coil domain-containing protein 77 isoform X1 — MDSQALRRAVMSAAERAAGSPRCPRVPTPRASSRSAESRCPSQEDFPPLPTIGERLAHMHPSHELLDYYRRKIADFDEEHEELVKRLERYKQTYDEQHQLQWEVRHLEEEIAELQKALSDMQVYLFQEKEQVLRLYSENDRLKLRELEDRKKIQQLLAILGADEGEITYFHKEPPHKVTVLQRPPETQEQDDVSSTGTEKSASKPTAKGDKLRSCERDQKDDTLLLQVKALQAQIEEQTQLTKEQVEALLEDRRIQMEEAEVRHQKDQDKIKAITEKLHKTQNLLYESTRDFLQLKFDARANEKAWMAEKDSLLKKLSKDLDQLAFSTESGQKKQTELKKMLQGSDGASKLHSKEIKLLQDKLMQEKHLSHMYREQCVSLEGEVARIREERDAGKELFQERSEKMGKRLKLMTQRCEALEKRRNLEVEGFKNDIKQLQQKLKDVEKKIYKVALNLGPDQDLAILREIRQGNKLTRKIQGELKDLKTKIYILEDELRHC, encoded by the exons ATGGACAGCCAGGCTCTCCGCAGGGCCGTGATGAGCGCGGCGGAGCGCGCTGCGGGGAGCCCGCGCTGCCCAAG GGTGCCAACGCCCCGTGCTTCTTCAAGATCTGCTGAGTCCCGGTGTCCCAGTCAGGAGGATTTCCCTCCCCTCCCGACCATCGGGGAGCGCTTGGCCCATATGCACCCCTCCCATGAGCTCCTGGACTATTACCGCAGGAAGATCGCTGACTTCGACGAGGAACACGAGGAATTAGTAAAAAGGCTGGAGAGATACAAGCAAACCTATGATGAACAG caccagctgcagtGGGAAGTCAGGCACTTGGAGGAGGAgattgcagagctgcagaaggctTTGAGTGACATGCAGGTGTACCTGTtccaggagaaggagcaggtcCTTCGCCTCTACTCGGAGAATGACCGTCTGAAACTCAG GGAATTggaggacaggaaaaaaatccaacaactCCTGGCTATCCTGGGAGCAGATGAAGGAgaaattacatattttcatAAGGAGCCTCCACATAAG GTTACTGTTCTGCAAAGGCCACCAGAGACCCAAGAACAAGATGATGTCTCTAGCACAG GTACAGAGAAGAGTGCTTCAAAACCAACAGCAAAAGGAGACAAATTAAGAAGTTGTGAGAGAGATCAAAAAGATGACACACTTCTACTACAG GTGAAGGCCCTGCAAGCTCAGATAGAAGAACAGACACAATTAACCAAGGAACAGGTTGAGGCTCTGCTCGAGGACAGGCGGATTCAGATGGAGGAAGCTGAGGTCCGGCATCAGAAGGACCAGGACAAGATCAAAGCTATAACAGAAAA GCTCCATAAGACCCAAAATCTCTTATATGAGAGTACCCGGGACTTTCTCCAGCTCAAGTTTGATGCCAGAGCCAATGAGAAAGCATGGATGGCAGAGAAGGACAGTCTGTTGAAAAAACTTAGCAAAGATCTGGATCAACTTGCTTTCAGCACAGAGTCAGGACAAAAGAAGCAGACAGAGCTGAAGAAGATGCTTCAAGGAAGTGATGGAGCTTCAAAACTccacagcaaagaaataaag TTACTGCAAGACAAGCTAATGCAGGAGAAACACCTGTCACACATGTACAGAGAGCAGTGTGTCTCCCTGGAAGGGGAGGTGGCTAGGATCCGTGAGGAGAGAGATGCTGGCAAAGAACTCTTTCAG GAACGCTCAGAGAAGATGGGGAAGCGCCTGAAACTGATGACTCAGCGGTGTGAAGCCTTGGAAAAACGTCGTAACCTGGAAGTAGAGGGCTTCAAGAATGACATCAAACAGCTTCAGCAGAAACTGAAAGATGTAGAGAAGAAGATTTACAAG gtGGCTTTGAATCTGGGACCAGACCAGGATCTTGCAATTCTCCGCGAGATCCGCCAAGGAAACAAACTAACACGTAAAATTCAAGGAGAACTAAAagacttaaaaacaaaaatctacaTCTTAGAGGATGAACTACGACACTGCTGA